The following coding sequences lie in one Yoonia sp. G8-12 genomic window:
- a CDS encoding anti-sigma factor, with translation MTAADDHNDDVPLAGEYALHLLDADERSAFEDRLNKEPALRLIVAEWNADFVVLSDDIEPVTPPAQVKAKIDTLLFADPKKPRAGWSIWRLMAGAGAALVLGLAVLVVVPPGDETIAFTPRFAANIAAEDQSLVVRASYSPEAGVLRIDQLAGTARPGRVLELWLIAEGAAAPVSLGVLPDQASTDITLPDALVDQIDGGTLAISDEPIGGSTTGAPTGDVLAAGAVISI, from the coding sequence ATGACTGCCGCTGACGATCATAACGATGACGTCCCCCTCGCTGGCGAATACGCCCTGCATCTGCTGGATGCGGACGAGCGTAGCGCATTCGAGGATCGCTTGAATAAAGAACCGGCCTTGCGGCTGATCGTGGCCGAGTGGAATGCAGATTTTGTTGTCCTGTCCGATGATATCGAGCCTGTAACGCCACCGGCGCAGGTCAAAGCGAAGATTGACACCCTGTTGTTTGCAGATCCGAAAAAACCGCGTGCCGGATGGTCGATCTGGCGTTTGATGGCGGGTGCTGGTGCTGCGTTGGTACTCGGACTGGCCGTGCTTGTTGTTGTGCCGCCAGGTGACGAAACAATAGCGTTTACACCTCGTTTTGCGGCCAACATCGCCGCGGAAGACCAATCACTTGTCGTGCGTGCCAGCTATTCACCTGAAGCGGGTGTCTTGCGGATTGATCAACTGGCGGGAACTGCCCGTCCGGGACGCGTACTTGAACTTTGGCTGATTGCTGAAGGGGCTGCTGCACCGGTCTCGTTGGGTGTTTTGCCGGATCAGGCGTCTACCGATATTACGCTCCCTGACGCGCTGGTCGATCAAATCGACGGTGGCACACTTGCGATCAGTGACGAACCCATTGGCGGTTCGACAACTGGTGCGCCCACAGGTGACGTCTTGGCGGCAGGTGCCGTTATCTCAATTTAG